A stretch of DNA from Cannabis sativa cultivar Pink pepper isolate KNU-18-1 chromosome X, ASM2916894v1, whole genome shotgun sequence:
atttaattttttctagATTATTCTAGTTCTACATGATTTATAGCTTTTTTAGACTTTTCTAATTGATTTACATTCTTCTACATTGGTTACTTCtagttttctaaatattttaggtttttctagtttatttattttgttaagttTCTAAAGTTTTCACTAGAATATCCTAAGATACAAATATTTTAGAAATGTGTAGCACATTTTAACACTCCTCCTTGGTACACATTTCGGTAACTCTAATCATGTCTCGCAGTAGCTCGAACTTGCCTCTTGGTAGTGCCTTTGTGAATATGTCTGCTACCTGCTCTTCAGTCTTGCAGTGCTTGAGCTCGATTTCTTTAATTGCTTCTGCTTCCCTGATAAAATGGTACTTGATGCTTATATGTTTAGTTCTACTATGAAATATTGGATTTTTCGCCATTGCTATAGCTGATTTGCTATCGCAATATATCTTTGTAGCTGCTTTTCATAATTCTCCCATGTCTTCAAGTATTCTTTTGAGCCATAAAGCTTGGCTTGTAGTCATTGCTACTGCAATGTACTTTGCTTCTGCTGATGATTGCGCAACAGTTGCTTGCTTCTTTGATGCCCATGAAAATATTCCTGATCCAAGTGTGAAGGCATATCCTGACGTGCTCTTCATGTCGTCCATGGATCCTGCCCAGTCACTATCTGTGTAGCCAACAAGTTTTGAGTCACTTATAACTCCGTACCATATTTCGTAGAATTTTTTTCCTTACAAGTACCTGAGGATTCGCTTGGCTGCTCCGTAGTGAACTTGACTGGGATCAAGCATGAATCTTGATAGGAGACTAACTGCGTACATTATGTCTGGTCTTGTAGCAGTTAGATATAGTAGGCTGCCAATTAGACTTCGAAATTTTGATTCATCAGCTTTCGGTGAGCCATCTTCTTTCTTGAGAGCTTTGTTGTTGTCTAATGGAGTTGATACAGTCTTGCATCCCtccattttgaatttttttaatggTGTCACTGTATACTTCTTTTGTGAGATGAATATCCTATCTtctttttgagttattttgatcCCGAGAAAGTAGTGCATATCCCAGGTCGGTCATCTCAAAATTTTTCATCATATTTTGTTTAAACTTCTTTATCATCGTCTCATTATTGCTTGTGTAGATGAGATCATCAACGTATAATGAGACAATTAGAGTATCATTCGTACCTTGAGTTTTGATGTAAAGAGTTGGCTCACTCTTGCTCCTCCTGAGTCCTTGCTCGGTAAAGTAGTTGTCAATTCTGCTATACCAGGCTCGCGGAGCTTGCTTTAGGCCATATAGTCTTTTTCAATCTAAGAATTTTATCTTCTTGTCTTTGTGCTACGAACCCTTGAGGTTGCTCTACATAAATTTCTTCTTCAAGATAACCATTTAGGAATGCTGACTACACATCGAGTTGAAAAATCTTCCATTTCTTCTGTGTGGCTAGAGCTATTTTAGCCCTAATAGTGTCAAAGCGTGTAACTGGAGCAAATGTTTCGCTGTAGTCGACTCTGTATTGTTGTGAGTATCTTTTCGCAACTAATCTTGCTTTGTGCTTTTGGATAGAGCTATCTGCGTTGAGCTTTGTCTTGAAGACCCACTTGACTCCTATAGTATCTTTGTCTTGTGGACGATCTACAAGCTCTCGAGTCTCATTCTTCACAATCATCTTTATCTCTTCATTCATAGCTTTCCTCCATACTTCTTGTTTATGAGCTGCTTCAAAGCTTTCTGGCTCCATAAGTACTAAGTTGCATGTCTCGtagatttctgatagtggtcttGTTTGCCTTACTAGTGAGTCTGGCGGAGATTCTATGACTTGTGCAGGTTGATTCCCCATGGTAGGTTGAATTGGAACATCATTTGTTTCTTGTCTTTGCAGCAGAGGAATGTTgattgtctttctttcaacttCTTGTGTCTCCCAGTTGTATGCAGCATCTTCGTCAAATTTTACGTCTCGACTGattattaatttgtttgtttCTAAGCTATAGACTCTATAACCTTTTGATTGAGTACTATAGCCTAAGAAGATTCCTTTCTCAATCTTCTCATCAAGCTTAGGAATGTCAATGGggcgggtcggatctgatccgactcTGATCCGACCTGATGCAGATCATGTACGGATCTGCCCTCCCCCGCCCCGCTGGATCAAATACtcggatcggatctgatccgacccattttttttaaaattattttatatttaaatttataatttttttttccaaaatttatttgtttaagaaCTAATAatacatcattttttttcttatatatttttattttatttgtcaaaatcaataaaaaaatatatcaaattcttatcacataaaaatataattttattattgaaaaattaaaaaatttaccaaattttaaaaattccactaatataatcatcaataataatGTTGTATGATGATTACATGAAATAAATTTCCTCtaaaaaatacatgaaattaactataaaatttttatatgtaGTTCTTCTAGTCTTCAAAATTTACTGTGTACGGCTCctgcaaaaaaaattaatatgttaataataaaattataatttaatttataaattttaaaaatgaaaacaattGTATTGTTTGTATAAACTTGTATAATAAGAAATAAATGATTCTACCTTGTTTGTCAATTGCCAACCAACTTTGAGTACAGACCAATGCCTCCAAAGTAGTAGGATGAAGTCTTGCTCGATGTGGACTCACGTGTCTACCACTTGTACTGAATGAGGACTCTAAAGCAATAGTGCTAACCGACACAGCAAATATGTCTCTGGCAATCATGTTCAACACAGGATATTTAGATCCTGTTATCTTCCAATAGTTGCATATATCAAAGAATTCATTAGTCCTGGGTAACACTTGGTTATCTAAATAGAGATCCAactctgacttttcattcattgCACCAGATGAAGCTATAACATACAAGTCATAGTTAGATAGATGATCTTGtgttgaagaagatgatgacCCTTCCACAAGTGTATTGTTTTCACTTAAAGTAGGACATTTAGATTTGTACTCATTGAATAGATCAACACAAAGCCTACGCACCTTTCTAATTTCAACCTCCCATTTATCATCTCCATAGAGTTGAGGAAAATAAAATTGGAGCAACAAAAACTTGTATCTAGGATCCAAAACCACTGCAATAGTCATAATCTCATGAATCTGTTCCCAATACTTTTGAAACTTAAACATCATTTGAGTTGACATATCcttaataaataacttatttgATGACATTCTTTCTTCAATTTTCCTCTTAATTTTACACATCTCCGGGAAGAATAGATTGGCAGTAGGGTACTTGGTACCAGAAAATAACTCTGTCATCTCATGAAAAACTTCTAGCCTTTCACATAACTTTTGAGCTCTAATCCAATCATCTTCTAATCGCAAACATTTATACTGCTTTGTACAATAAAGTgtgagaaattattttaccaagatcttagatctactcacaagtatgttgattaacactctaaatatgaactttctaaaacgatgaaataaacacataaaatttaggaaactttacattgggtgcagcggaatataatcactccttccgttcagatatctagcccttgattcctttctgtagtaaagcattatcaatatctgaacctggatctctttttctgaatctttgatgctgaaactccttttctgatgatctttcttcacgatcttcctcactatgattgaggtaccacttgctctgtgtggacactactcttacgctaagaattttgaaatctcaatgaggaagagagagagagagtgggttcggccaaagatagggagagagaaggttcagttttttctgaatgaaaaagtagaaaatttaagtgtaatttttctgaacccttcattatctatttatagcattccactagggttaggtttgaattatttgacattaaaataatgaaaatatcaatttaaaaattcaaaccaagtggccggccatgtacagtaatgggccttacttggattttgcagttttctcaaatctgcatctgattttctcaaaaacgccaattttcaaatttaaccatttaaatgccaattctaactatttaataactataaataattattaaataatattgttatttatcatatttattaattgaaccatacaaagtatcataattaacaaatatgcccctaaaattctttctttacaatttcgcccttacttagtgaaaaattcacaaatagacatagtctaatttgagaattataattgattaatcaaaaccaattacatgagtcttacaagcaatattatctcaactagtgcggggaccatgggtctatataaccgagcttccaataagtagttcaagaatttattactaaaatttactaacttattaattcttcgttgaatccacgcatagaacttagaattgcactctcagttatatagaatgctctatatgttccaccatatagatacatcattagttatccattgttataatcctaatttaattactgatcctctatatgaatgatctacactgtaaagggattaaattaccgttacaccttacaatgtatttattccttataACACTTGACACCGTATacatgatatttcaacttatgtgaaatgagtactccaccatttatgttcgtttggtcaagctcgaaggagatcatcttttactttctattcgccagatagaagttatagattccatatttatgttagcgctcccactcaattgcactaccgtgttcccaaaatgtacgtatcaccctgatccaaaagtaggcttaactaacaaatcaaagaacacgaataacactcttgagattgaacctaatcatatcaggattaagaacatttgatctaggatcaactaggcgatattgacttgaatagatattacggtaaatttaataaatctaagtcaaagttcaatatcggccccttccgatgcatgctccatgcatccaacctgagctttactttaaccaatgctctggaaagaacatagcacttctccaaatgcaagtaaactctgttgtagattatcatatcagtaaaaccctatgtctgataaatttaagaaactttattcacatagtcatgtttactttccaatgtgttgacaacacaataaacaagatcaagtatgtgaaaagggtttcagatgaattcatacattatgtacatataatcatgaaataaatcatgtgaactatgcaacattaaatgttatttctgatctatattaataagtaaatttgattatattgaaatgagttttatttagggcataaaacccaacataaaacTGTCTTTATCATTAAGTATGTTGAATTCCATCTTGTAACACAATCAAGAGACAACTTTTAGTACATGTGACTCCAAGGTGACGAGCATTCTCCTCAAATTTCTCATACCGTTTTGGTGTGCCTGACTAATAAGCGACACTATCTCGAATCTTATCAATGCTATCACTGATAACAGACAAACCACCTCTaacaattaaattcaaaatatgcGCACAACGCATGTGAAGCAGCTCTCCATTCAAAATAAAGCAACTAGAATCAAATTTTTGCTTCAAAAGTGGAATTATTGCATCGTTAGTGGATGCATTATCAAGTGTCACCGTACTAACCTTATCTTCAATGCTCCATTCAGACAATGAAGAACTTAGTGCATCTGTAAGTGCTGGAGCGTCATGTGGGCATGGTACATACTTAAAGCTTATAATCCGACTATGTAAGGTCCAAGCATCGTCTATAAAATGAGCTGTAATAGCCATATATCCTCTCTTTTGATGATTGACAGTCCACATATCGGTGGTTAAAgctattttacttta
This window harbors:
- the LOC133032187 gene encoding uncharacterized mitochondrial protein AtMg00810-like; its protein translation is MEGCKTVSTPLDNNKALKKEDGSPKADESKFRSLIGSLLYLTATRPDIMYAVSLLSRFMLDPSQVHYGAAKRILSDWAGSMDDMKSTSGYAFTLGSGIFSWASKKQATVAQSSAEAKYIAVAMTTSQALWLKRILEDMGEL